One Setaria viridis chromosome 3, Setaria_viridis_v4.0, whole genome shotgun sequence DNA window includes the following coding sequences:
- the LOC117849004 gene encoding mitogen-activated protein kinase 10 isoform X2 produces MQQEQRKKSSAEADFFTEYGDANRYKIQEVIGKGSYGVVCSAIDLHTRQRVAIKKIHNIFEHVSDAARILREIKLLRLLRHPDIVEIKHIMLPPSRKDFKDIYVVFELMESDLHQVIKANDDLTKEHYQFFLYQLLRALKYIHTANVYHRDLKPKNILANSNCKLKICDFGLARVAFNDTPTTVFWTDYVATRWYRAPELCGSFFSKYTPAIDIWSIGCIFAEVLTGKPLFPGKNVVHQLDLMTDLLGTPSMDTISRVRNEKARRYLSSMRKKDPVPFSQKFPNADPLALKLLEKLLAFDPKDRPTAEEALRDPYFKGLARVEREPSCQPIKKVEFDFEHKRMSKEEIRELIFREILEYHPQLLNSYINGTERTTFLYPSAVDQFKKQFSHLEESGGNGTSVPTDRKHASLPRTTVVHSNPIPAKEQPLATSSRVRPVSDDSCKNPWEKERGPVNVPRASLPPQGLQAQAGPGRVNGSVMNSGYPHQQIPQAYGYHQVPARLDSTNQSQAIGGYTMHSQANACANSKGTADVAVNMRAPPFHVPAGPKNNPLDRIASGTDIYTRSLNGIVAAAAASVGTGTGTHRNVGVVPSAMSRMY; encoded by the exons ATGCAGCAGGAGCAGCGCAAGAAG AGTTCTGCAGAGGCCGATTTCTTCACAGAATATGGAGATGCAAACCGGTACAAGATCCAAGAAGTCATTGGTAAGGGAAGCTATGGGGTTGTGTGCTCGGCCATTGATCTGCACACTCGACAGAGAGTGGCCATAAAGAAGATACACAATATATTTGAGCACGTCTCTGATGCCGCAAGGATCCTTCGTGAGATCAAACTTCTCAGACTCCTAAGGCATCCTGACATTGTCGAGATCAAGCACATTATGCTACCTCCCTCAAGAAAGGACTTCAAGGATATTTATGTTGTTTTCGAACTTATGGAGTCTGATCTCCACCAAGTTATAAAGGCCAATGATGACTTGACGAAGGAGCATTACCAATTCTTTCTCTATCAACTACTCCGGGCCCTCAAATACATTCATACTG CTAATGTTTATCACCGTGACCTGAAGCCCAAGAACATTTTAGCTAACTCTAACTGCAAACTGAAAATATGTGACTTTGGACTAGCACGAGTTGCATTCAACGATACCCCAACAACAGTGTTCTGGACG GATTATGTTGCAACAAGATGGTACAGAGCTCCAGAGCTCTGTGGATCCTTCTTCTCCAAG TATACACCAGCTATTGACATTTGGAGCATTGGATGCATCTTCGCTGAGGTGTTGACAGGGAAGCCTTTATTTCCTGGTAAAAATGTTGTCCATCAGTTAGACTTGATGACTGATCTTCTAGGCACACCATCAATGGATACAATTTCTCGG GTTCGGAATGAGAAAGCAAGAAGGTACTTGAGCAGCATGAGAAAGAAAGACCCGGTTCCATTTTCTCAGAAGTTTCCCAATGCAGATCCTTTGGCACTTAAACTATTGGAAAAGCTATTAGCATTTGACCCAAAGGATCGTCCAACTGCAGAAGAG GCATTGCGTGATCCATACTTCAAAGGTCTTGCCAGGGTTGAAAGAGAACCATCCTGTCAGCCAATAAAAAAAGTGGAATTTGACTTTGAGCACAAAAGAATGTCAAAGGAAGAGATAAGGGAGTTGATATTCCGGGAGATACTGGAATATCACCCACAATTGCTGAATAGCTACATAAATGGCACGGAGAGGACAACCTTTCTCTACCCCAG TGCTGTTGATCAATTTAAGAAGCAGTTTTCTCATCTTGAAGAAAGCGGTGGTAATGGCACATCAGTTCCAACGGATAGAAAACATGCATCCCTTCCCAG GACTACTGTTGTTCACTCGAATCCAATTCCTGCCAAGGAGCAACCTCTTGCTACCTCATCGAGGGTTAGACCAGTCTCTGATGATTCATGTAAGAATCCTTGGGAGAAAGAAAGAGGTCCTGTAAATGTTCCCAGGGCATCTCTGCCTCCACAGGGGCTGCAAGCACAAGCAG GACCAGGAAGAGTTAACGGCTCAGTGATGAATTCAGGATATCCCCACCAACAAATCCCACAAGCATACGGTTACCATCAGGTGCCTGCAAGATTAGACAGTACCAATCAATCACAGGCCATAGGTGGTTATACAATGCATTCCCAGGCCAATGCTTGTGCAAACAGCAAAGGCACGGCTGATGTCGCTGTAAACATGAGAGCACCCCCGTTCCACGTTCCAGCTGGCCCCAAGAATAACCCGCTAGATAGAATAGCATCAGGAACTGACATATACACGAGATCTCTTAACGGAATCGTTGCCGCCGCAGCAGCATCAGTTGGCACTGGTACTGGTACTCACAGAAATGTTGGTGTCGTGCCCTCCGCCATGTCAAGGATGTATTAG
- the LOC117849004 gene encoding mitogen-activated protein kinase 10 isoform X1 produces MQQEQRKKSSAEADFFTEYGDANRYKIQEVIGKGSYGVVCSAIDLHTRQRVAIKKIHNIFEHVSDAARILREIKLLRLLRHPDIVEIKHIMLPPSRKDFKDIYVVFELMESDLHQVIKANDDLTKEHYQFFLYQLLRALKYIHTANVYHRDLKPKNILANSNCKLKICDFGLARVAFNDTPTTVFWTDYVATRWYRAPELCGSFFSKYTPAIDIWSIGCIFAEVLTGKPLFPGKNVVHQLDLMTDLLGTPSMDTISRVRNEKARRYLSSMRKKDPVPFSQKFPNADPLALKLLEKLLAFDPKDRPTAEEALRDPYFKGLARVEREPSCQPIKKVEFDFEHKRMSKEEIRELIFREILEYHPQLLNSYINGTERTTFLYPSAVDQFKKQFSHLEESGGNGTSVPTDRKHASLPRTTVVHSNPIPAKEQPLATSSRVRPVSDDSCKNPWEKERGPVNVPRASLPPQGLQAQAAGPGRVNGSVMNSGYPHQQIPQAYGYHQVPARLDSTNQSQAIGGYTMHSQANACANSKGTADVAVNMRAPPFHVPAGPKNNPLDRIASGTDIYTRSLNGIVAAAAASVGTGTGTHRNVGVVPSAMSRMY; encoded by the exons ATGCAGCAGGAGCAGCGCAAGAAG AGTTCTGCAGAGGCCGATTTCTTCACAGAATATGGAGATGCAAACCGGTACAAGATCCAAGAAGTCATTGGTAAGGGAAGCTATGGGGTTGTGTGCTCGGCCATTGATCTGCACACTCGACAGAGAGTGGCCATAAAGAAGATACACAATATATTTGAGCACGTCTCTGATGCCGCAAGGATCCTTCGTGAGATCAAACTTCTCAGACTCCTAAGGCATCCTGACATTGTCGAGATCAAGCACATTATGCTACCTCCCTCAAGAAAGGACTTCAAGGATATTTATGTTGTTTTCGAACTTATGGAGTCTGATCTCCACCAAGTTATAAAGGCCAATGATGACTTGACGAAGGAGCATTACCAATTCTTTCTCTATCAACTACTCCGGGCCCTCAAATACATTCATACTG CTAATGTTTATCACCGTGACCTGAAGCCCAAGAACATTTTAGCTAACTCTAACTGCAAACTGAAAATATGTGACTTTGGACTAGCACGAGTTGCATTCAACGATACCCCAACAACAGTGTTCTGGACG GATTATGTTGCAACAAGATGGTACAGAGCTCCAGAGCTCTGTGGATCCTTCTTCTCCAAG TATACACCAGCTATTGACATTTGGAGCATTGGATGCATCTTCGCTGAGGTGTTGACAGGGAAGCCTTTATTTCCTGGTAAAAATGTTGTCCATCAGTTAGACTTGATGACTGATCTTCTAGGCACACCATCAATGGATACAATTTCTCGG GTTCGGAATGAGAAAGCAAGAAGGTACTTGAGCAGCATGAGAAAGAAAGACCCGGTTCCATTTTCTCAGAAGTTTCCCAATGCAGATCCTTTGGCACTTAAACTATTGGAAAAGCTATTAGCATTTGACCCAAAGGATCGTCCAACTGCAGAAGAG GCATTGCGTGATCCATACTTCAAAGGTCTTGCCAGGGTTGAAAGAGAACCATCCTGTCAGCCAATAAAAAAAGTGGAATTTGACTTTGAGCACAAAAGAATGTCAAAGGAAGAGATAAGGGAGTTGATATTCCGGGAGATACTGGAATATCACCCACAATTGCTGAATAGCTACATAAATGGCACGGAGAGGACAACCTTTCTCTACCCCAG TGCTGTTGATCAATTTAAGAAGCAGTTTTCTCATCTTGAAGAAAGCGGTGGTAATGGCACATCAGTTCCAACGGATAGAAAACATGCATCCCTTCCCAG GACTACTGTTGTTCACTCGAATCCAATTCCTGCCAAGGAGCAACCTCTTGCTACCTCATCGAGGGTTAGACCAGTCTCTGATGATTCATGTAAGAATCCTTGGGAGAAAGAAAGAGGTCCTGTAAATGTTCCCAGGGCATCTCTGCCTCCACAGGGGCTGCAAGCACAAGCAG CAGGACCAGGAAGAGTTAACGGCTCAGTGATGAATTCAGGATATCCCCACCAACAAATCCCACAAGCATACGGTTACCATCAGGTGCCTGCAAGATTAGACAGTACCAATCAATCACAGGCCATAGGTGGTTATACAATGCATTCCCAGGCCAATGCTTGTGCAAACAGCAAAGGCACGGCTGATGTCGCTGTAAACATGAGAGCACCCCCGTTCCACGTTCCAGCTGGCCCCAAGAATAACCCGCTAGATAGAATAGCATCAGGAACTGACATATACACGAGATCTCTTAACGGAATCGTTGCCGCCGCAGCAGCATCAGTTGGCACTGGTACTGGTACTCACAGAAATGTTGGTGTCGTGCCCTCCGCCATGTCAAGGATGTATTAG